The Nodosilinea sp. PGN35 genome has a window encoding:
- a CDS encoding Ni/Fe hydrogenase subunit alpha — translation MAQRIVIDPVSRIEGHAKISIYLDEQGEVADARFHVAEFRGFETFCQGRPFWEMPAITARICGICPVSHLLASAKAGDRLLAVQIPPATAKLRRLMNLGQIVQSHALSFFHLSSPDLLLGWESDPAQRNVFGLMAAEPELARGGIRLRQFGQTVIEHLGGRKVHPAWAVPGGVRSGLSEAAKADIRDRLPAAKVTSLTTLERFKRQLEGLRQEAHIFGNFPSLFMGLVAPDGTWEHYDGHLRVVDSGGNIIADRLDASDYQTFIGEAVQPDSYLKSPYYKPLGYPDQAEHCRLESGLYRVGPLARLNICDRIGTPLAEAELRLFRQHGTVNGTVNSSFFYHYARLIEIVTCIERIEAALEDPDLQSDRLRAQADVNQQSAVGVSEAPRGTLFHHYQIDKNGLLTQVNLIIATGHNNLAMNRTVAQIARHYIHGPEIPEPLLNRVEAGIRAFDPCLSCSTHAAGQMPLHLQLVSAQGEVLHERYR, via the coding sequence ATGGCCCAGCGAATCGTCATTGACCCCGTCAGCCGTATAGAGGGGCACGCCAAAATCTCCATCTACCTCGACGAGCAGGGGGAGGTGGCCGACGCCCGGTTTCACGTTGCCGAGTTTCGCGGGTTTGAGACCTTTTGCCAGGGGCGACCCTTTTGGGAAATGCCCGCCATCACCGCCCGCATCTGCGGCATTTGCCCGGTCAGCCATCTATTGGCCTCGGCCAAGGCGGGCGATCGCCTGCTGGCGGTGCAGATTCCCCCCGCCACCGCCAAACTGCGCCGCCTGATGAATCTGGGGCAAATCGTCCAGTCCCACGCCCTCAGCTTCTTTCACCTCAGCAGCCCCGATTTACTGCTCGGTTGGGAGAGCGACCCGGCCCAGCGCAACGTTTTTGGCCTGATGGCTGCCGAGCCCGAGCTGGCCCGGGGCGGCATTCGCCTGCGCCAGTTTGGCCAGACGGTGATCGAACATCTGGGGGGGCGCAAGGTGCATCCCGCCTGGGCGGTGCCCGGCGGCGTGCGATCGGGGCTGTCAGAGGCCGCCAAAGCCGATATTCGCGATCGCCTCCCCGCCGCCAAAGTTACCAGCCTCACCACCCTGGAGCGATTTAAGCGGCAGCTGGAAGGACTGCGGCAGGAAGCCCATATTTTCGGCAACTTCCCCAGCCTGTTTATGGGGCTGGTGGCCCCCGACGGCACCTGGGAGCACTACGACGGCCACCTGCGCGTTGTCGATAGCGGTGGCAACATCATTGCCGATCGCCTCGATGCGAGCGACTATCAGACCTTCATTGGCGAGGCCGTGCAGCCCGACTCCTACCTCAAATCGCCCTACTACAAGCCCCTGGGCTATCCCGACCAGGCCGAGCACTGTCGGCTGGAGAGCGGGCTGTATCGGGTGGGGCCCCTGGCGCGGCTGAATATCTGCGATCGCATCGGCACCCCCCTGGCCGAGGCCGAGCTGCGCCTGTTTCGCCAGCACGGCACCGTTAACGGGACGGTCAATAGCTCGTTTTTCTACCACTACGCCCGGCTGATCGAAATTGTGACCTGCATCGAGCGCATTGAAGCTGCCCTGGAGGACCCGGACTTGCAGAGCGATCGCCTGCGGGCGCAGGCCGATGTCAACCAACAGTCGGCGGTCGGCGTTAGCGAAGCCCCCCGTGGCACCCTCTTCCACCACTACCAAATTGACAAAAACGGCCTGCTCACCCAGGTCAATCTGATCATCGCCACCGGCCACAATAACCTGGCCATGAACCGCACCGTGGCCCAGATCGCCCGCCACTACATTCACGGGCCAGAAATCCCTGAGCCCCTGCTCAACCGGGTTGAGGCGGGCATTCGCGCCTTTGACCCCTGCCTCAGCTGCTCGACCCACGCCGCCGGCCAAATGCCCCTGCACCTCCAGCTAGTCAGCGCCCAGGGCGAAGTGCTCCATGAACGCTACCGATGA
- a CDS encoding hydrogenase maturation protease, whose protein sequence is MTPAPPVPHPCTFLIIGYGNSLRGDDGVGPQVAQTVSDWRLPSVKALSVPQLLPELVVEMRAADYVIFVDAWGKCGASTPYLEPVVATPAALAHGTIPALNHVCDPAVLVALTQRLYGHHPQAWLLQIPTERCDLGGAFSKTAKHGVDSALRIIEQFLTTYLRPVFTPLAPCTKSA, encoded by the coding sequence ATGACTCCCGCCCCCCCGGTTCCCCATCCCTGCACCTTTCTGATTATTGGCTACGGCAACTCCCTGCGCGGCGATGACGGCGTCGGCCCCCAGGTGGCCCAGACAGTTTCAGACTGGCGACTGCCGTCGGTCAAAGCCCTCTCGGTGCCACAGCTGCTGCCGGAACTTGTCGTCGAAATGAGAGCTGCCGACTACGTAATCTTTGTGGATGCCTGGGGCAAATGCGGGGCCTCTACCCCTTACCTGGAGCCCGTTGTCGCCACCCCGGCGGCCCTGGCCCACGGCACCATCCCTGCCCTCAACCATGTCTGTGATCCAGCGGTGCTGGTAGCGCTCACCCAGCGGCTCTACGGTCACCATCCCCAGGCCTGGCTGCTGCAAATTCCCACGGAGCGCTGCGACCTGGGTGGGGCCTTTTCGAAGACGGCAAAGCACGGGGTCGATAGCGCCCTGCGCATCATTGAGCAGTTTTTGACCACCTACCTGCGGCCCGTCTTTACCCCGCTGGCACCATGCACGAAGTCAGCTTGA
- the hypA gene encoding hydrogenase maturation nickel metallochaperone HypA: protein MHEVSLMQAALAIALEQAAAQGASKIHALELHVGQQSGVVPAALAFAFEVVSADTAAAGAELRLKSIPVRCYCPRCQREFQPADWVYECPVCHGLSTDIRQGQTLELASLEVS, encoded by the coding sequence ATGCACGAAGTCAGCTTGATGCAGGCGGCGCTGGCGATCGCCCTGGAGCAGGCCGCCGCCCAGGGGGCCAGCAAAATTCACGCCCTGGAGCTGCATGTGGGGCAGCAGTCGGGGGTGGTGCCCGCTGCCCTGGCCTTTGCCTTTGAGGTGGTCAGCGCAGACACGGCGGCGGCGGGGGCCGAGCTGAGGCTCAAGTCGATTCCGGTGCGGTGCTACTGCCCCCGCTGCCAGCGAGAGTTTCAGCCCGCCGACTGGGTCTATGAATGCCCTGTCTGTCACGGCCTCAGCACCGACATTCGCCAGGGCCAAACCCTAGAACTCGCATCGCTGGAGGTGTCGTGA
- the hypB gene encoding hydrogenase nickel incorporation protein HypB, producing MCGTCGCQRDLEVPPLAKAPAQVLELHQNLLSHNDRQAQRNRALFRHLLAINILASPGAGKTTLVQRLLRDRALIAGADPLHSHLTPLRAGVIVGDLASDRDAQRLRQTGAPVVQINTGELCHLEADSVAQAAQQLDLDQLDLLIIENVGNLVCPAAFDLGEDLRLVLMSVTEGEDKPLKYPTAFKSAHAVILSKIDLAEVVGFNRAEALHYLHLIAPQALIFELSATTGAGLASFYAYLGQAIFQRPDKAMV from the coding sequence ATGTGTGGAACCTGCGGTTGTCAGCGCGACCTGGAAGTACCGCCCCTGGCCAAGGCCCCAGCTCAGGTCTTGGAGCTGCACCAAAACCTGCTGAGCCACAACGATCGCCAGGCCCAGCGCAATCGCGCCCTCTTTCGTCACCTGCTGGCGATCAATATTTTGGCATCGCCGGGGGCGGGCAAGACCACCCTGGTGCAGCGGCTGCTGCGTGATCGCGCCCTGATTGCCGGAGCCGATCCCTTGCACAGCCACCTGACGCCGCTGCGGGCGGGGGTAATAGTGGGCGATCTGGCCAGCGATCGCGATGCCCAGCGGCTGCGCCAGACGGGGGCTCCGGTGGTACAGATCAACACGGGCGAGCTCTGCCACCTGGAGGCCGACAGCGTGGCCCAGGCTGCCCAACAGCTCGATTTGGATCAGCTCGATCTGCTGATTATCGAAAACGTGGGCAACCTGGTCTGCCCCGCCGCCTTTGACCTGGGGGAAGACCTGCGCCTGGTGCTGATGTCGGTGACGGAGGGGGAAGACAAACCGCTGAAGTACCCCACCGCCTTCAAGTCGGCCCACGCGGTCATCCTCAGCAAAATTGACCTGGCCGAGGTGGTGGGGTTTAACCGCGCAGAGGCGCTGCACTACCTGCACCTGATTGCCCCCCAGGCGCTGATCTTCGAGCTATCGGCCACCACCGGGGCCGGGTTGGCGAGCTTCTATGCCTATCTGGGGCAGGCGATTTTTCAGCGCCCCGACAAGGCAATGGTATGA
- the hypF gene encoding carbamoyltransferase HypF, translating into MTTTHPIQQRMALTVQGTVQGVGFRPFVYQLAIALGLTGGVRNTPQGVMIDVEGCEDALQQFARLLQRELPPPAAIAALTQQTLPLQGFDHFEIWLSERAGAAAAHILPDLAPCPACLQDVLDPHNRRYRYPFTSCTHCGPRFSIITALPYDRPRTTMAGFELCPACAAEYSHPRDRRFHAQPNACPRCGPRLEFWPTGEPAATAPLEQAIAALRQGHIVALKGLGGFQLLADAQNGAAVERLRQRKQRPDKPLALMYATLAQVRRDCEVSEAAAHLLTAAPAPIVLVPKRAGQSVLAAAIAPHTTHLGVMLPTTPLHHLLLRQYGSPLVATSGNRSGEPLCTDSPEAHRQLGAIADGFLVHNRPIQRPVDDSVVQIVQGQPQILRHARGYAPQAIPLAPGENADQRILALGAHLKSAIALSLGTQVVLSQHIGDLETAQAIARLEHTVTDWLTLYRCQPTAITCDLHPDYGSTRLGQSLAQRWQIPLIAVQHHYAHGLAAMAEHRLAAPVLAVAWDGAGYGLDQTIWGGEFLQITEQGFERLAYLRPFALPGGDRCSREPRRTAIALLYGCYGDRAFAMTDLAPIQAFLAPQRKVLRQMLTGGFNSPMTSSMGRLFDGVAALIGLPQRVSFEGQAAIALEGLAAEYSTPKGYPFAVSVTRPAEIDWRPVVRAVVCDRRDGVASDIIAARFHRTLVEMVGAIARRTGLTQVVLTGGCFQNRILSEQVIQHLRDRGFVPYWHQRVPPNDGGLAVGQVLAALRHLSLSRG; encoded by the coding sequence ATGACCACGACCCATCCCATTCAGCAGCGCATGGCCTTAACCGTGCAGGGCACCGTGCAGGGCGTCGGGTTTCGCCCCTTTGTGTACCAGCTGGCGATCGCCCTGGGGTTGACCGGCGGCGTCCGCAATACGCCCCAGGGCGTGATGATCGATGTAGAAGGCTGCGAGGACGCTCTGCAACAGTTTGCGAGATTACTCCAGCGGGAACTCCCGCCGCCCGCCGCCATCGCAGCTCTGACGCAACAAACCCTCCCCCTCCAGGGATTTGATCACTTTGAAATCTGGCTCTCCGAGCGGGCCGGGGCCGCCGCCGCCCACATTCTGCCGGATCTGGCCCCCTGCCCAGCCTGCCTGCAAGATGTTCTTGACCCCCACAACCGCCGCTACCGCTATCCCTTCACCAGCTGTACCCACTGCGGCCCCCGCTTCAGCATTATCACGGCCCTGCCCTACGATCGCCCCCGCACCACCATGGCTGGCTTCGAGCTGTGTCCGGCCTGCGCCGCCGAGTACAGCCATCCGCGCGATCGCCGCTTCCATGCCCAGCCCAATGCCTGCCCCCGCTGCGGCCCCCGGCTAGAATTTTGGCCGACGGGGGAGCCAGCGGCGACGGCACCGCTGGAGCAGGCGATCGCGGCTCTGCGGCAGGGGCACATTGTCGCCCTCAAGGGGCTGGGCGGCTTTCAGCTGCTGGCGGATGCTCAGAACGGCGCGGCGGTAGAGCGCCTCCGCCAGCGCAAGCAGCGCCCCGACAAACCCCTGGCCCTGATGTATGCAACCCTGGCCCAGGTGCGCCGCGACTGCGAGGTTTCCGAGGCCGCCGCCCACCTGCTGACCGCCGCCCCGGCCCCAATTGTGCTGGTGCCCAAGCGGGCAGGGCAGTCGGTATTGGCGGCGGCGATCGCGCCCCACACCACCCACCTGGGGGTAATGCTGCCCACCACGCCGCTGCACCACCTGCTGCTGCGGCAGTATGGTTCGCCGCTAGTGGCCACCAGCGGCAACCGCTCGGGTGAGCCGCTGTGCACCGACAGCCCAGAAGCTCACCGGCAGCTCGGCGCGATCGCCGACGGCTTTTTAGTCCACAACCGCCCCATCCAGCGGCCCGTGGATGACTCGGTGGTGCAGATTGTGCAGGGGCAGCCCCAAATTCTGCGCCATGCCCGTGGCTACGCCCCCCAGGCCATTCCCCTGGCCCCCGGCGAGAATGCAGACCAGCGCATTCTCGCCCTCGGTGCCCACCTCAAGAGCGCGATCGCCCTGTCCCTGGGCACCCAGGTGGTGCTCAGCCAGCACATCGGCGACCTGGAGACTGCCCAGGCGATCGCCCGCCTGGAGCACACCGTGACCGATTGGCTAACGCTCTACCGCTGTCAGCCGACCGCCATCACCTGCGATCTGCACCCCGACTACGGCTCCACTCGCCTGGGGCAGTCCCTGGCCCAACGATGGCAGATTCCGCTGATTGCAGTGCAGCACCACTATGCCCACGGGCTGGCCGCCATGGCCGAGCACCGGCTGGCTGCCCCCGTGCTGGCCGTAGCCTGGGATGGTGCAGGCTACGGCCTCGACCAAACCATCTGGGGCGGAGAATTTTTGCAGATTACCGAACAGGGGTTTGAGCGGCTGGCCTACCTGCGGCCCTTTGCCCTGCCGGGGGGCGATCGGTGCAGTCGAGAACCCCGGCGCACGGCGATCGCGCTGCTCTATGGCTGCTACGGCGACCGGGCCTTTGCTATGACTGACTTGGCCCCCATTCAGGCCTTTTTAGCACCCCAGCGGAAGGTGCTGCGGCAAATGCTCACGGGTGGATTTAACAGCCCCATGACTTCTAGCATGGGGCGACTGTTCGACGGCGTGGCGGCCCTGATCGGCCTGCCCCAGAGGGTGAGTTTTGAGGGACAGGCGGCGATCGCCCTGGAGGGGTTGGCCGCCGAATACTCGACGCCGAAAGGCTATCCGTTTGCGGTCTCGGTCACCCGACCCGCTGAGATCGACTGGCGACCGGTGGTGCGGGCAGTGGTCTGCGATCGGCGCGACGGTGTGGCGTCGGACATCATCGCCGCCAGGTTCCATCGCACCCTGGTGGAGATGGTGGGGGCGATCGCCCGGCGGACTGGCCTGACCCAGGTCGTGCTCACGGGCGGATGCTTTCAGAACCGCATCCTCAGTGAGCAGGTCATTCAACACCTGCGCGATCGGGGCTTTGTGCCTTACTGGCACCAGCGAGTGCCCCCCAACGATGGCGGCCTGGCGGTGGGTCAGGTTCTCGCCGCGCTGCGCCACCTTTCCCTGAGCAGAGGTTAA
- a CDS encoding HypC/HybG/HupF family hydrogenase formation chaperone, translating into MCLAIPGQILSTAGNDLERTGRVSFGGVVSEVSLAYVPQAQVGDYVVVHVGFAISQLDLHEAEQTLHYLEQMQLRERVDGR; encoded by the coding sequence ATGTGCCTTGCCATCCCCGGACAGATTCTCAGCACCGCAGGCAACGACCTGGAGCGGACGGGTCGGGTCAGCTTTGGTGGGGTGGTGAGTGAGGTCAGCCTGGCCTACGTGCCCCAGGCGCAGGTGGGGGATTACGTGGTGGTGCACGTCGGCTTTGCCATCAGCCAGCTCGATCTTCACGAGGCCGAGCAGACGCTGCACTACCTGGAGCAAATGCAGCTGAGGGAGAGGGTGGACGGGCGGTAG
- a CDS encoding GUN4 domain-containing protein, which yields MGKYALLIGIDTYGEGLQPLPAASKDVAALREVLLNPQMGGFDEVKPLINPTQPEMAREIELWFQDRRPEDLVLMFFSGHGVKDDRRDLYFAATDTEKQRDRLLKSTAISARSLHERVRDCKAKYQVLILDCCFSGAFGEFVARDDGEVALKEQLGAEGRVVLTSTSAVDYSFEEKGSDLSIYTRYLVEGIATGAADEDGDGVITIDELHCYAGRKVKETSPAMSPEMITLKGEGFRIQIARSPQDDPKLKYRKEAESKAAGGRFTIPAKQKLMALRAELGLSDEEAEEIEIEVIKPHQEYQRKLEEYYDVLRRCLDEERILGPKVIEDLIDLRDHLKLRKEDVAPVERACLNGRDLEGYVAGLERQREEAERQKQASANQPQPETDNLSSERFGANYYAKLRDLLAAQDWRAADQETLDRMREVMSRQNEGWLRIEDIKKFPCLDLGNIDQLWVKYSKGKFGFSVQRDIWYNCDRPAEYETAWNKFTVAVGWRTKGVLGMGSKWLKHSQLTFDFTAPKGHLPSERVGSCRHWLEGNSRHSLFSRYGDCRLNT from the coding sequence ATGGGAAAGTATGCACTCTTAATCGGCATTGATACCTATGGGGAAGGGCTACAACCACTACCTGCCGCTTCTAAAGATGTAGCGGCTCTACGAGAAGTGTTGCTGAACCCTCAGATGGGTGGGTTTGATGAAGTGAAACCGTTGATCAACCCCACCCAGCCAGAGATGGCGCGGGAAATCGAGCTTTGGTTTCAGGATCGGCGTCCAGAAGATTTGGTGCTGATGTTCTTCTCGGGGCACGGAGTTAAGGACGATCGTCGCGATCTCTACTTCGCTGCTACTGACACCGAGAAGCAACGCGATCGCCTGCTCAAATCCACTGCGATCTCTGCCAGGTCTCTTCATGAGCGTGTTCGGGACTGCAAAGCCAAATATCAGGTGCTTATCCTCGACTGCTGCTTTAGCGGAGCCTTTGGTGAGTTTGTGGCTCGGGATGATGGTGAAGTTGCTCTGAAGGAACAGCTAGGAGCTGAAGGGCGAGTGGTACTGACATCTACTAGTGCAGTGGACTATTCCTTTGAAGAAAAGGGTTCAGATTTATCCATTTATACCCGTTACCTAGTGGAAGGCATTGCTACTGGCGCAGCAGATGAAGATGGGGATGGGGTGATCACTATTGACGAACTGCACTGCTATGCCGGACGTAAGGTGAAGGAAACCTCTCCAGCCATGAGTCCTGAAATGATTACGCTCAAGGGTGAGGGTTTTCGGATTCAGATTGCACGATCGCCCCAAGATGACCCTAAGCTGAAATACCGCAAAGAGGCAGAAAGCAAAGCAGCGGGAGGGAGGTTCACAATCCCAGCCAAACAAAAATTGATGGCGCTTCGTGCTGAGCTGGGACTTTCGGATGAAGAGGCTGAGGAGATCGAAATTGAGGTAATCAAGCCTCATCAGGAGTATCAAAGAAAGCTAGAAGAATACTATGATGTTCTCCGAAGATGTCTAGATGAGGAAAGAATACTCGGCCCGAAAGTTATCGAAGATCTTATTGATCTTCGAGATCATTTGAAGTTGCGAAAGGAAGATGTTGCTCCTGTTGAACGGGCATGTCTGAATGGTCGCGATTTGGAAGGATATGTTGCAGGGCTAGAACGCCAGCGAGAGGAAGCAGAACGGCAAAAACAAGCTTCTGCTAATCAACCCCAACCAGAGACAGATAACCTGAGTTCAGAGCGGTTTGGAGCCAACTACTATGCTAAACTGCGCGACCTACTAGCTGCCCAAGACTGGAGAGCCGCCGACCAGGAAACTCTTGATCGCATGCGGGAGGTGATGAGTAGGCAAAACGAAGGCTGGCTCCGAATTGAAGATATCAAAAAATTTCCCTGTCTGGATTTAGGCAATATTGATCAATTGTGGGTGAAATATAGCAAGGGGAAATTTGGCTTTAGTGTGCAAAGAGACATTTGGTATAACTGCGATAGACCAGCCGAATATGAAACGGCTTGGAACAAGTTTACCGTAGCTGTGGGCTGGCGAACTAAGGGCGTTTTAGGCATGGGATCGAAATGGTTGAAACATTCGCAGCTTACTTTTGACTTCACTGCACCGAAGGGACACCTCCCAAGTGAGCGTGTTGGTAGTTGTCGGCATTGGCTTGAGGGTAACTCGCGGCACTCTCTATTTTCTCGCTATGGGGATTGTAGGCTTAACACTTAA
- a CDS encoding O-acetyl-ADP-ribose deacetylase → MTTPDGLDRILAFMPIFERPAVTLYEVRPDLSMVDPYVYAPEFTQFIQALYRENLVVDFNWVAWKDEAARYLENPHQIESANLETLQKLITTHVRAERFNSGHLAEMVDNGQILKILKRLAMLRGQMETLRSDPIRRIRVVQGDITRQAVDAIVNAAKESLLGGGGVDGAIHRAAGPGLLAECRTLGGCPTGEAKLTQGYNLPTRWVIHTVGPIWQGGHHREDELLACCYRNSLALAVAHEIRTLAFPAISTGVYGFPLERATGIAMAEVAAFLSRSASVEEVRFTCFSDTAYRVYQAALSTL, encoded by the coding sequence ATGACCACTCCCGATGGACTAGATCGCATTCTGGCATTTATGCCAATTTTTGAGCGGCCCGCTGTAACCCTGTACGAGGTGCGCCCAGACTTGAGTATGGTGGATCCCTACGTCTACGCTCCAGAGTTTACGCAGTTTATTCAGGCGCTTTACCGCGAAAATCTGGTGGTTGATTTCAACTGGGTTGCATGGAAAGATGAGGCTGCCAGGTATCTTGAAAATCCCCACCAGATTGAGTCAGCGAATCTAGAGACTCTACAGAAACTGATCACGACTCACGTTCGCGCGGAGCGGTTCAACAGCGGGCATCTGGCTGAGATGGTTGACAATGGCCAAATTTTGAAGATACTGAAACGCTTAGCAATGCTTCGCGGGCAAATGGAAACGCTTCGTTCAGATCCAATACGGCGAATTCGAGTTGTCCAGGGCGATATTACTCGCCAAGCTGTGGATGCGATCGTCAATGCAGCCAAAGAGTCGCTGTTGGGCGGCGGTGGTGTGGATGGTGCTATCCACCGGGCGGCGGGGCCTGGGCTGTTGGCAGAATGTCGAACGCTGGGGGGCTGCCCCACTGGAGAGGCCAAACTTACCCAGGGGTATAATCTGCCTACTCGATGGGTGATTCACACCGTGGGGCCGATCTGGCAAGGTGGGCACCACAGGGAGGATGAGCTGTTGGCCTGCTGCTACCGCAACAGCCTGGCCTTGGCGGTTGCCCATGAAATTCGCACCTTGGCATTTCCCGCTATCAGTACAGGGGTCTATGGGTTTCCGTTAGAGCGGGCTACAGGCATTGCCATGGCTGAAGTAGCTGCTTTTCTGAGCCGTTCAGCTTCTGTTGAGGAAGTTAGGTTTACCTGCTTTAGCGACACAGCTTATCGGGTTTACCAGGCAGCGCTATCGACGCTGTAA